A window of the Lactuca sativa cultivar Salinas chromosome 5, Lsat_Salinas_v11, whole genome shotgun sequence genome harbors these coding sequences:
- the LOC111880184 gene encoding uncharacterized protein LOC111880184, translating into MLSRSNSTHQEKKITRSNLVEQLREYQIRTKHDWASVSLFTPSSNLYTSRVDVVVFVIWELVILAFFVFSGVSLYFRQLKLALVLGSVTLLLLLCMKVTKHVKLAHKKKRRMLLPLSM; encoded by the exons ATGTTATCGCGTTCGAATTCTACGCATCAAGAGAAGAAAATTACGCGATCGAATCTGGTCGAACAGCTGAGAGAGTATCAAATTCGAACGAAGCATGATTGGGCATCCGTCTCCTTATTTACTCCCAGTTCTAATCTGTATACTTCCAG GGTGGATGTGGTGGTTTTTGTAATATGGGAACTTGTGATTCTTGCATTTTTCGTTTTCTCAGGTGTTTCATTATATTTCAGACAATTGAAGCTTGCTTTAGTATTAGGAAGTGTCACATTGTTGCTATTATTATGTATGAAGGTAACAAAGCATGTTAAACTCGCCCACAAAAAAAAGAGAAGGATGCTTCTTCCTTTATCaatgtag